A single Arcobacter sp. FWKO B DNA region contains:
- a CDS encoding response regulator transcription factor: MNILLLEDEYSLRKSIKELLEDVGYLIDDYANGDDAYDAIFSKTYDLLILDVNVPGIKGFELLEKIRQDGIETPVIFTTSLTDIDDVTRAFGSGCCDYLKKPFDMAELRLRVENALKHNFKYIKKEIPLSSGYVYDTQCFALKKDGIILQLSKTEKMLIELFIKHKNQIVTPDMIVYYIWADEIVDPANVRVQVNNLRKKLDKDLIVNVRGLGYKLESSN, translated from the coding sequence ATGAATATATTATTACTAGAAGATGAATACTCTTTGCGTAAATCTATTAAAGAATTATTGGAAGATGTTGGATATTTAATAGATGATTATGCAAATGGTGATGATGCATACGATGCAATTTTTAGCAAAACATATGACCTTTTAATACTTGATGTTAATGTTCCTGGAATTAAGGGTTTTGAGCTACTTGAAAAGATAAGGCAAGATGGTATTGAAACTCCAGTAATCTTTACAACATCTTTGACTGATATAGATGATGTAACAAGGGCATTTGGTAGTGGGTGTTGTGATTATTTAAAAAAGCCCTTTGATATGGCTGAACTTAGACTAAGGGTTGAGAATGCATTAAAGCATAATTTTAAATATATAAAAAAAGAGATACCTCTTTCAAGTGGATATGTGTATGATACACAATGTTTTGCATTAAAAAAAGATGGTATTATTTTACAATTATCCAAAACTGAGAAAATGCTAATAGAACTTTTTATAAAACACAAAAATCAAATTGTAACACCAGATATGATTGTATATTATATTTGGGCAGATGAAATTGTAGACCCTGCTAATGTAAGAGTACAGGTCAATAATCTTCGTAAAAAACTTGATAAAGATTTGATAGTTAATGTAAGAGGCTTAGGATATAAACTTGAATCTTCAAATTGA
- a CDS encoding sensor histidine kinase gives MNLQIDENKFLKHYAVLYTAIITLILLLPLFVYTKHLYTLQDVKSEIELKNIAYDIISEIEKFGFSNMVDTFIYPRYKNYKSGLFDTNKNPVFSLLDTKPKLNMQLGYSKQGLKRIYTIEFPHLRYFNARYLIVESDFDYMPILKDFLIVLFSIIVISFLLSFIILKSFAKPFSRINKALDGFIKDSMHEINTPLSIININVDIFSEKFGINKYLSRIKSASKMLSTIYNDMDYLVKEQNMFYRQKENIDFSNILMKSIDYFQDIAELKAIKIEYEIQSDIHYPFVQAKLQKIIDNNLSNAIKYSKEESKVIIRLLKKEEYILLEFEDFGIGIKSPEKIFSRFYRENHTKGGFGIGLNIVNRITQEENIKVELKSEYGHGSIFSYKFPLN, from the coding sequence TTGAATCTTCAAATTGATGAAAATAAATTCTTAAAACATTATGCTGTTTTGTATACTGCAATAATTACTTTGATATTGCTTTTGCCATTATTTGTGTATACAAAACATTTGTATACACTACAAGATGTAAAATCAGAGATAGAATTAAAAAATATAGCATATGATATTATATCTGAGATAGAAAAGTTTGGATTTTCTAATATGGTGGATACTTTTATTTATCCTAGGTATAAAAACTATAAATCGGGACTTTTTGATACAAATAAGAATCCTGTATTTTCATTATTGGATACAAAACCAAAATTAAATATGCAACTTGGATACTCAAAGCAAGGGCTTAAAAGGATATATACAATAGAGTTTCCCCATTTGAGATATTTTAATGCGAGATATCTTATTGTAGAGAGTGATTTTGATTATATGCCTATATTAAAAGATTTTTTGATAGTTTTGTTTTCTATTATCGTCATTTCTTTTTTATTGTCTTTTATAATTTTAAAAAGTTTTGCTAAACCTTTTTCTAGGATAAACAAAGCATTAGATGGCTTTATTAAAGATTCTATGCATGAGATAAATACTCCATTATCTATTATCAATATAAATGTTGATATATTTAGTGAGAAGTTTGGAATAAATAAGTATTTATCAAGAATAAAGTCTGCTTCTAAGATGTTATCTACTATTTATAATGATATGGACTATCTTGTTAAGGAACAAAATATGTTTTATCGTCAAAAAGAAAATATAGATTTTTCAAATATATTGATGAAAAGTATAGATTATTTTCAAGATATAGCAGAATTAAAGGCTATAAAAATTGAATATGAAATCCAAAGTGACATACATTATCCTTTTGTACAAGCTAAATTACAAAAGATTATTGACAATAATCTATCAAATGCAATTAAGTATTCCAAAGAAGAGTCCAAGGTTATAATAAGGCTTTTAAAAAAAGAAGAGTATATTTTATTGGAGTTTGAGGATTTTGGTATAGGTATCAAATCACCAGAAAAGATTTTTAGTAGGTTTTACAGAGAAAATCATACAAAAGGTGGCTTTGGTATAGGGCTTAATATTGTTAATAGAATAACACAAGAAGAAAATATAAAAGTTGAACTTAAAAGCGAGTATGGGCATGGTTCTATCTTTTCTTATAAATTCCCACTAAATTAA
- the soxX gene encoding sulfur oxidation c-type cytochrome SoxX yields MMTRKKLFVFCWSLAVIAYANGFADLNASQKIEVEMPDAKAILDKDWLKETRTYVMPDKCVTKDSKSIKRGEFFFHNLSGATVSKASVPEGVATEDGKNIKPYGNCVACHNIENAIGAGNIGPDLTGYKANFVDSGVRDAKWVYQKIADPRVDSPHTYMIVSGTTGLFNEEEMCDLVSYLLRD; encoded by the coding sequence ATGATGACTAGAAAAAAACTTTTTGTTTTTTGTTGGTCTTTAGCCGTTATAGCTTATGCCAATGGTTTTGCAGATTTAAATGCATCTCAAAAGATAGAAGTAGAGATGCCAGATGCAAAAGCTATTTTGGATAAAGATTGGTTAAAAGAAACAAGAACTTATGTTATGCCTGATAAATGTGTCACAAAAGACAGTAAGAGTATTAAAAGAGGAGAGTTTTTCTTTCATAATCTCTCTGGGGCAACAGTTTCAAAAGCCTCAGTACCTGAAGGTGTAGCTACTGAAGATGGGAAAAATATCAAACCTTATGGTAACTGTGTGGCATGTCATAATATAGAAAATGCAATAGGTGCTGGTAATATTGGTCCAGATTTGACTGGTTATAAAGCAAACTTTGTTGATAGTGGTGTAAGAGATGCAAAGTGGGTATATCAAAAGATTGCAGATCCAAGGGTAGATAGTCCTCATACTTATATGATAGTTAGTGGAACTACTGGATTATTCAATGAAGAAGAAATGTGTGATTTGGTTTCATATTTATTAAGAGATTAA
- the soxY gene encoding thiosulfate oxidation carrier protein SoxY produces the protein MERRNFFKGFMVGGVVLAVAPSFSLAQESKPQAGKYAMSLEDAEKVITGGKKTIESDKIKLEVPEIAENGRVVPVKVTIDSPMSKDDYIQVINVLSSKNGNSRCANVFLTPSSGEAYFSTRIKLGGTQDVVVIAQTSKGEFLRLAKNVKVTIGGCG, from the coding sequence ATGGAAAGAAGAAATTTTTTTAAAGGTTTTATGGTTGGTGGAGTTGTATTAGCTGTTGCACCAAGTTTTTCATTGGCACAAGAGTCAAAGCCACAAGCTGGAAAGTATGCTATGAGTCTAGAAGATGCTGAGAAGGTGATTACTGGTGGTAAAAAAACAATCGAAAGTGACAAAATAAAATTAGAAGTTCCTGAGATTGCAGAAAATGGTAGAGTTGTACCTGTAAAAGTGACAATAGATTCACCTATGAGTAAAGATGATTATATACAAGTTATAAATGTATTGAGTTCAAAAAATGGTAATTCAAGATGTGCAAATGTGTTTCTGACTCCATCAAGTGGTGAAGCATACTTTTCTACGAGAATTAAGCTAGGTGGAACACAAGATGTTGTTGTTATCGCTCAAACAAGTAAAGGTGAGTTCTTAAGACTAGCTAAAAATGTAAAAGTTACTATTGGTGGTTGTGGTTGA
- the soxZ gene encoding thiosulfate oxidation carrier complex protein SoxZ: MADVKAMLKVKPKNPKIGEVASISLMAMHPMETGQTKNKETGELIPAHFISEIEFLFNSKAIAKIISWETISANPFYEVNMRVEEAGELKVIFKDNNGHSQTLTTALKVG; the protein is encoded by the coding sequence ATGGCTGATGTAAAAGCAATGTTAAAAGTTAAACCTAAAAACCCAAAAATAGGAGAAGTGGCAAGTATAAGCTTAATGGCTATGCACCCTATGGAAACTGGACAAACAAAAAATAAAGAAACTGGTGAATTAATTCCTGCACATTTTATAAGTGAGATAGAGTTTTTATTCAATTCTAAAGCGATTGCAAAAATTATAAGTTGGGAAACAATTTCAGCAAATCCATTCTATGAGGTTAATATGAGAGTAGAAGAAGCTGGTGAATTAAAAGTTATATTTAAAGACAATAATGGTCATAGTCAAACACTAACAACTGCTTTAAAAGTAGGATAA
- the soxA gene encoding sulfur oxidation c-type cytochrome SoxA, with translation MKKFKFISIASALLIALPYVFAQQYSMSDADRAMYEELKENNPAELDAAYGESIFESSVGGESGLAKSLGVSGDKLYQYIASFPRYSQKAGKVIGLDQAIQIAMVENGQKPYKLSSKEMVSLYLYVKSLANGEKLTMDKDANKEMKEAYALGEKMWWAKRGARGLSCADCHELSPKGAAGMILRTQLLPIVSDESANSAGTWPAYRMEMSGLVTLQGRFKQCMNNSLQAKIPEGSAEMVALEVYVTNMNKGMTVELPGLKR, from the coding sequence ATGAAGAAGTTTAAATTTATTAGTATAGCATCAGCTTTACTGATTGCATTACCATATGTTTTTGCTCAACAATATTCAATGAGTGATGCAGATAGAGCAATGTATGAAGAATTAAAAGAAAATAATCCAGCAGAATTAGACGCTGCTTATGGTGAGTCTATATTTGAATCTAGTGTTGGAGGAGAGAGTGGTTTAGCAAAAAGTCTTGGGGTAAGTGGAGATAAATTGTATCAATATATTGCTTCATTTCCAAGATATTCTCAAAAAGCTGGCAAAGTTATAGGGCTAGACCAAGCTATACAAATAGCAATGGTAGAAAATGGTCAAAAACCGTATAAACTTTCTAGCAAAGAAATGGTATCTTTGTATTTGTATGTAAAGTCTTTAGCAAATGGAGAAAAACTTACAATGGATAAAGACGCAAATAAAGAGATGAAAGAAGCATATGCTCTTGGAGAAAAAATGTGGTGGGCTAAAAGGGGTGCTAGAGGTTTAAGTTGTGCTGATTGTCATGAGTTGTCACCAAAAGGTGCTGCTGGTATGATTTTAAGAACACAACTTTTACCTATTGTTTCTGATGAGAGTGCAAATAGTGCTGGTACATGGCCTGCTTATAGAATGGAGATGTCAGGACTTGTGACATTACAAGGTAGATTTAAACAATGTATGAATAATTCTTTACAAGCAAAAATCCCTGAAGGTTCAGCAGAAATGGTAGCTTTGGAAGTTTATGTAACAAATATGAATAAAGGTATGACTGTAGAGCTACCTGGATTAAAAAGATAG
- the soxB gene encoding thiosulfohydrolase SoxB, protein MEVTRRDFMQLAAMLGAGAMVGGNSLFASNAIRPSDLTLSKLLDFPSVGNVSILHICDLHAHLKPLYWREPSTLLSAPSLVGNPGFICGQEFLNYYNGKQNTLDAYFDTYLNFDELGKKFGKMGGVAHIKTIANEVRRDRGAENVLFVDSGDTWQGTAVALKSRGEAIVEAQNLLGIDVMVGHWEFTYGKERVMELIEKFNGDFIAQNVIDNDTFSDTFEETVFKPYTVKIVGGHKIGLVGQAFPFTSTANPAHFTEGWSFGLRIDTIQKYVNELRDKEKVDAVIMLSHDGFSVDQEIARQVNGIDFILSGHTHDPSPRPIIVNNTKIIISGSHGKYISRLDLDIKNHKVVDYSYKCIPVASSIIPADQQVNQFIDKVYAPYNNELNEVLGITKNTLYKRDTFFSTFDALIGNAIMDTMDSEISFTPGYRWGTTVLGGDKITMDNVYDMTAITYPEVYTFELKGTQIKNLLEDIADNVFNPNPLYQQGGDMSRLGGIHYDIKIGAQAGKRIGNIKVNGKSLDDGRSYKISAWGGNLQNAGHNLQESKIAPVYDVTAQYIKRQSMIDIKTSDTNVNIVDFNTGCPSKI, encoded by the coding sequence ATGGAAGTAACAAGAAGAGATTTTATGCAACTAGCAGCAATGCTAGGTGCAGGTGCAATGGTTGGGGGAAATTCTCTTTTTGCATCAAATGCTATAAGACCTTCTGATTTGACACTATCAAAACTTTTGGATTTCCCAAGTGTAGGTAATGTATCAATATTACATATATGCGACTTGCATGCACACTTAAAGCCACTTTATTGGAGAGAGCCATCTACTCTTTTATCCGCACCTTCTTTGGTTGGTAATCCAGGATTTATTTGTGGACAAGAGTTTTTAAACTATTATAATGGAAAACAAAATACTTTGGATGCTTATTTTGATACATATCTTAATTTTGATGAACTTGGGAAAAAGTTTGGAAAAATGGGTGGAGTAGCTCATATAAAAACTATAGCAAATGAGGTTAGAAGGGATAGAGGTGCTGAAAATGTCCTTTTTGTTGATAGTGGTGATACTTGGCAAGGAACAGCAGTAGCTCTTAAGAGTAGGGGAGAAGCCATAGTAGAAGCACAAAATTTACTTGGTATTGATGTGATGGTTGGGCATTGGGAATTTACCTATGGTAAAGAAAGAGTTATGGAATTGATTGAAAAATTCAATGGTGATTTTATTGCTCAAAATGTCATTGATAATGATACCTTTAGTGATACTTTTGAAGAGACAGTATTTAAACCATATACAGTAAAAATAGTTGGTGGACACAAAATAGGTTTAGTTGGGCAGGCATTTCCATTTACAAGTACTGCAAATCCAGCTCATTTTACAGAAGGATGGAGTTTTGGGCTTAGAATAGATACTATCCAAAAATATGTAAATGAGCTGAGAGATAAAGAAAAAGTAGATGCTGTTATTATGCTAAGTCATGATGGATTTAGTGTTGATCAAGAGATAGCTAGACAAGTAAATGGTATTGACTTTATATTAAGCGGTCATACACATGATCCTTCTCCTAGACCTATAATAGTAAATAATACTAAGATTATTATATCTGGTAGTCACGGTAAATATATAAGTAGACTTGATTTGGATATAAAGAATCATAAAGTAGTTGATTATAGTTATAAGTGTATCCCTGTAGCTAGTAGCATAATACCAGCTGACCAACAAGTAAATCAGTTTATTGACAAAGTATATGCACCATACAATAATGAATTAAATGAAGTATTAGGAATAACCAAAAATACTCTTTATAAAAGGGATACTTTTTTTTCCACATTTGATGCATTGATAGGTAATGCTATAATGGATACTATGGATAGTGAGATATCATTTACTCCAGGTTATAGATGGGGAACTACTGTTCTTGGAGGAGATAAGATAACTATGGATAATGTATATGATATGACCGCAATTACTTATCCAGAAGTATATACATTTGAATTAAAAGGTACTCAAATAAAGAATCTTTTGGAAGATATTGCAGATAATGTATTCAATCCAAATCCTTTATATCAACAAGGTGGTGATATGAGTCGTTTAGGTGGTATACATTATGATATAAAAATAGGTGCACAAGCTGGTAAAAGAATAGGTAATATCAAGGTAAATGGCAAATCACTTGATGATGGAAGATCATACAAAATTTCAGCTTGGGGTGGAAATCTACAAAATGCTGGTCATAATCTTCAAGAATCTAAAATTGCACCAGTATATGATGTGACTGCACAGTATATAAAACGACAATCTATGATTGATATTAAAACAAGTGATACTAATGTTAATATAGTTGATTTTAATACTGGGTGTCCATCAAAGATATAG
- a CDS encoding MBL fold metallo-hydrolase codes for MKFIIGILISVNLLFGFSYNLEPKAVNNDIYCFFGDVKEPNKHNNGFMVNSCYIKEDGFYIVVDSGPTYIFAKESFEAMKKIDDLPVKYVINTHSHDDHFLGNGYFKSLGAVIYASEKFHENRNDGRMHEHILPEAFDGTTTVLPDKYLTNAEEIILGTTKIINKGLHGHSTSDIIVYNEKSKTMLVGDLVFNERVLALRDGTIKGWLDYIEFFKAYDYEYLIGGHGHDTSRQSYIFTKDYLTRLENEVRKAIEMGDGIDESAKIIKFDDFSDYALYEELHSKNVFKAYQLLEWE; via the coding sequence ATGAAGTTTATAATTGGTATTTTAATTAGTGTAAATCTCTTGTTTGGCTTTAGTTATAATCTTGAACCTAAGGCAGTAAATAATGATATTTACTGCTTCTTTGGTGATGTTAAAGAACCAAATAAACACAATAATGGATTTATGGTCAATTCTTGCTATATAAAAGAAGATGGTTTTTATATAGTAGTAGATTCAGGACCGACATATATATTTGCTAAAGAATCATTTGAAGCTATGAAAAAGATTGATGATTTACCAGTAAAATATGTAATCAACACACATTCTCACGATGACCACTTTCTAGGCAATGGATACTTTAAGTCTTTAGGGGCTGTTATTTATGCATCTGAAAAGTTTCATGAAAATAGAAATGACGGAAGGATGCATGAACACATTTTGCCAGAGGCTTTTGATGGTACAACAACTGTGTTACCAGATAAATATCTTACAAATGCTGAAGAGATAATTTTAGGTACTACAAAAATTATCAATAAAGGGCTACATGGACATAGTACGAGTGATATAATAGTTTATAATGAAAAATCTAAAACTATGCTAGTTGGAGATTTGGTTTTTAATGAGAGAGTATTGGCTCTTAGAGATGGTACAATAAAAGGTTGGCTTGATTATATAGAGTTTTTTAAAGCATACGATTATGAGTATTTAATAGGTGGACATGGACATGATACATCAAGACAGAGTTATATTTTTACTAAAGATTATTTGACTAGATTGGAAAATGAGGTACGAAAAGCTATTGAGATGGGTGATGGCATAGATGAAAGTGCAAAAATAATTAAGTTTGATGATTTTTCAGACTATGCACTATATGAAGAGTTACATTCAAAAAATGTGTTTAAAGCATATCAGCTTTTAGAATGGGAGTGA
- a CDS encoding DsrE family protein, translating to MRILVLLYVLVIVLNAQMVYSDPNPSFENPRKMIVQISSDSEEDIHHILGSINNIIKEYPTGTIEVAVICYYNGIRVLQKNEIEEIKVRIKSLQSYDVEFIACENTMFSKKLTRESFIDNIGFVKAGLAEVLERVVAGWVNIRP from the coding sequence ATGAGAATACTCGTCTTGCTTTATGTATTAGTTATTGTTTTAAATGCACAGATGGTATATTCAGATCCTAATCCAAGCTTTGAAAATCCAAGAAAAATGATAGTACAAATATCAAGTGATTCGGAAGAAGATATTCACCATATTTTAGGAAGTATAAATAACATAATCAAAGAATATCCAACAGGCACAATAGAAGTGGCAGTAATTTGTTATTACAATGGGATTAGAGTATTGCAGAAAAATGAAATTGAAGAGATAAAAGTTAGAATAAAATCCCTTCAGTCATATGATGTTGAGTTTATAGCTTGTGAAAATACTATGTTCTCAAAAAAACTTACAAGAGAGAGTTTTATTGATAATATAGGATTTGTAAAAGCTGGACTTGCTGAAGTTTTGGAAAGAGTTGTTGCAGGTTGGGTTAATATAAGACCTTAA
- a CDS encoding DUF302 domain-containing protein has translation MRKIILSMIFISTFMFADDIYIYSIDNKDAKITPSVIEEAFKKAGFHISENRDMNDPFLKQFGDTDFSVYNLFTVINVNMIKTLLSKAPQSGAFAPQSMSIWTNKGDTSLNIAFLSKEAMANILSINTSTQEINDNEKLIKSVVESVMKGGSYKKVSYQKALVYKPLLSLYDTDVEGSYEERVEEIQMLIDDGLKPNGFVQAGFNNLNYHLNAYGVNEFDFYDVYSICKLKVIYQVAKTRPEAGAFAPCSLYMYKKSGDDKIHLGFPNVYNWLSLLNITDETAKFELEDAQSRMNEILEIALEN, from the coding sequence ATGAGAAAGATAATATTAAGTATGATATTTATATCAACTTTTATGTTCGCTGATGATATTTATATATATTCTATAGATAATAAAGATGCTAAGATTACACCTAGTGTGATTGAAGAGGCATTTAAAAAAGCTGGTTTTCATATATCAGAAAATAGAGATATGAATGATCCTTTTCTTAAGCAATTTGGCGATACTGATTTTAGTGTATATAATCTTTTTACAGTGATAAATGTTAATATGATAAAAACTCTTTTGTCAAAAGCACCTCAATCTGGGGCATTTGCACCACAAAGTATGTCTATTTGGACAAACAAAGGTGATACTAGCTTAAATATTGCATTTTTAAGCAAAGAAGCTATGGCAAATATTCTATCCATAAATACTTCCACACAAGAGATAAATGATAATGAAAAGTTAATCAAATCTGTTGTTGAGAGCGTAATGAAGGGTGGAAGTTACAAAAAGGTATCATATCAAAAAGCTTTGGTATATAAACCACTTCTTAGTTTATATGATACTGATGTAGAAGGAAGTTATGAAGAGAGAGTAGAAGAGATACAAATGTTAATTGATGATGGCTTAAAACCAAACGGTTTTGTACAAGCAGGTTTTAATAATCTCAATTATCATTTAAATGCATATGGTGTAAATGAATTTGATTTTTATGATGTGTATTCTATTTGTAAATTGAAAGTTATATATCAAGTAGCAAAGACAAGACCAGAGGCTGGAGCTTTTGCCCCTTGTAGTTTGTATATGTACAAAAAATCTGGTGATGATAAAATACACTTAGGTTTTCCAAATGTATATAATTGGTTGAGTCTGTTAAATATCACTGATGAAACAGCAAAATTTGAGCTAGAAGATGCTCAAAGTAGAATGAATGAGATTTTAGAAATTGCTTTAGAGAATTAG
- a CDS encoding SDR family NAD(P)-dependent oxidoreductase: protein MDKKVVLTGSSSGIGKAIAEVLEKNGYYIISFTSRLEDVASIEKEAKDILASNDIDVLINSAGFGMFEPHEELNPKNISQLIAVNLTAPIILSNLFLRSLKKTKGHIINITSIEATKHSKFSATYTASKAGLRDFSLSLFEEVRKSGVRVTSINPDITKTPFYDNLKFEPSHSDDTYLLPQTIADSVLEVLNIKGVITDISIRPQRLEIKKK, encoded by the coding sequence ATGGATAAAAAAGTAGTTCTCACGGGAAGTAGTAGCGGTATAGGTAAAGCTATCGCTGAAGTTTTAGAAAAAAATGGTTACTATATTATATCATTTACTTCAAGGCTTGAGGATGTTGCTAGTATAGAAAAAGAAGCTAAAGATATTTTGGCATCTAATGATATAGATGTGCTTATAAACTCAGCTGGATTTGGGATGTTTGAACCACACGAAGAGCTAAACCCAAAAAACATCTCTCAGCTTATAGCAGTAAATCTAACAGCTCCTATTATACTATCAAACCTTTTTCTAAGAAGTCTCAAAAAAACAAAAGGGCATATTATAAATATAACTTCCATAGAAGCTACAAAACACTCTAAATTTAGTGCTACTTATACAGCTAGTAAAGCTGGACTTAGGGACTTTTCTCTTAGTCTTTTTGAAGAAGTAAGAAAAAGTGGTGTAAGGGTAACTTCTATCAACCCAGATATTACAAAAACCCCTTTTTATGACAACCTAAAATTTGAACCATCACATAGTGATGATACCTATTTATTACCTCAAACTATAGCTGATAGTGTATTAGAAGTTCTTAATATCAAAGGTGTTATAACAGATATATCAATACGCCCACAAAGACTAGAGATAAAGAAAAAATAG
- a CDS encoding DUF86 domain-containing protein: MYRDISLYILDIFIASNKISRYTENFTNAQDFLNSEINWDASIRELEIIGEASKILINTNTISSEYRRIVDFRNQISHAYFGIDEDIVWDVIQHKLPAFLDYLIILCKTINIKNAIQFAKEENINNAKLIDFLINLDKKLYG; this comes from the coding sequence ATGTATAGAGATATTTCTCTTTATATATTAGATATTTTTATTGCAAGTAATAAAATATCAAGATATACTGAAAACTTCACAAATGCACAGGATTTTTTAAATAGTGAAATTAATTGGGATGCTTCCATAAGAGAATTGGAAATAATAGGAGAAGCCTCAAAAATACTTATTAATACAAATACTATTTCATCAGAATATCGAAGAATTGTAGATTTTAGAAATCAAATTAGCCATGCTTATTTTGGGATTGATGAAGATATAGTATGGGATGTTATACAACATAAACTACCTGCTTTTTTAGATTATTTAATAATACTTTGTAAAACAATTAATATTAAAAATGCCATTCAATTTGCAAAAGAGGAAAATATTAATAATGCTAAACTAATAGATTTTTTAATAAATTTGGATAAAAAACTATATGGATAA
- a CDS encoding nucleotidyltransferase family protein, whose amino-acid sequence MTKTFVLNFLSSHKQLLKEKYDVEKIGLFGSYATDNQKESSDIDIIVQMPSDFDKYYDLKEFLETKLEKRVDLGLEKNLRKLIENKVKNEIIYV is encoded by the coding sequence ATGACAAAAACATTTGTATTAAATTTTTTATCAAGTCATAAACAACTACTTAAAGAAAAGTATGATGTCGAAAAAATTGGATTATTTGGAAGCTACGCGACAGATAATCAAAAAGAAAGTAGTGATATTGATATTATTGTACAAATGCCATCTGATTTTGATAAATATTACGACTTAAAAGAATTCCTTGAAACAAAACTAGAAAAGAGAGTTGATCTTGGGCTAGAAAAAAATCTAAGAAAACTAATTGAAAATAAAGTTAAAAATGAGATAATTTATGTATAG
- a CDS encoding DedA family protein, which yields MGEIIAWIVKTVGDLGYIGIFVMMFLESSFFPFPSEVVMIPAGYLAYKGEMNLALAIACGIGGSLAGALFNYYLAIRFGRAFLAKYGKYVLIKEQTLEKMEDFFAKHGHISTFSGRLIPAVRQYISLPAGLARMDLLKFSIYTSLGAGIWVAILALLGYYIGHNEVMLKEYLQTIIVSILVLLVVGAIFYIRLQIKKGIITKRTK from the coding sequence ATGGGTGAGATTATTGCTTGGATAGTTAAGACTGTTGGGGATTTGGGGTATATTGGGATATTTGTCATGATGTTTTTGGAGAGTTCTTTTTTCCCATTTCCATCTGAAGTGGTTATGATTCCTGCTGGGTATCTTGCTTATAAAGGGGAGATGAATTTAGCTCTTGCAATTGCATGTGGTATTGGGGGGAGTCTTGCTGGGGCTTTGTTTAACTACTATCTGGCTATCCGTTTTGGTAGAGCATTTTTGGCAAAATATGGCAAATATGTGTTGATAAAAGAGCAAACTTTGGAAAAAATGGAAGATTTCTTTGCAAAACACGGACATATCTCTACATTTAGTGGAAGATTAATACCTGCTGTTAGACAATATATCTCACTTCCAGCAGGTCTAGCAAGGATGGATTTACTAAAATTTAGCATATATACATCACTTGGAGCTGGGATTTGGGTAGCTATTTTGGCACTTCTGGGATATTATATAGGGCATAATGAAGTGATGCTTAAAGAGTATTTACAAACTATTATTGTATCAATTTTGGTACTATTGGTTGTGGGTGCAATATTTTATATAAGACTTCAAATCAAAAAAGGGATTATTACGAAAAGAACTAAATAG